In Carettochelys insculpta isolate YL-2023 chromosome 11, ASM3395843v1, whole genome shotgun sequence, a genomic segment contains:
- the CCDC88B gene encoding coiled-coil domain-containing protein 88B isoform X1, with translation MGLIRDLTPWSARPPQSQPPGETLRLQTLRALLKQLRAFYQDDLQQLILMTPPNVQLLARDPLTEQGIEEMRKLLLLLLGAAVQCERKAEIIERIQGLDLETQTALAGAIQEVTQDPAVVLSLHWGALAELQPRELARVLQDLLSRLRGLVQERDLSAERLWELQQDRELSPRHGPLPPEGPWDNRQHLGVQLADARGQVRRLRQELEEKAEELLDQHQELQELEAELRKLRQEHRAVAGEARLAGLYRDEVDALREKAARAERLQGELAALRERLPGLELCRGRLEEERAFSQALLDSKAQLEGQLESARARAQRLPQLEKENLLLRSQLEQVEEERERERQQLEELQQDKILLEGELRQHLGEPLHLAWEEEQESKEVPNDPAEAPKSLSYEVTEVTSGRLLVLERENQELRQRLQEALEAAGGRRSPGLEQENKALSEEVQRLGAELEAQRARSCQEQEKLSSALLGEKEQLERELRSLHKESVSKQADGDAQAQEHQEALAESERRRCQAEERVSSLQEVLRRLEATHAKALEGLTASQEARGRLEQELLGLREELEQRRLEAQLLGQLEAEIQALEKEREALRAELSQAERETTEVRGSLEAERQRAGRQAEQAREAVEELRASERELATLQRGLEQHKAALAQLEGERAALEAVLSQAERERRALDKEARRLRAQAQAQEEALAEQGRRAAQLEAQSRLQALELSGLRETAQRLRELELESRGLREQLVAERKAAVALREELLGEKVKGQEQEANLVRLREQLEQREEEQRLLEEQQSTQQSQCRSLEQRLESSFREMLALKEEKIGALRSRVEELLTLNQHLGKELRQVKSRTEVPQSEPPGATEQGQGPPEPVRELQTEPETDNLSRHLIEVERSNAALLAEKEALVGRLGQLEAQMGALQGELLSLQGQSGGLREESGRLQAQCGALQVEKAALQSQKAALEAQASELRERLAGLEAEVRVARQERDEWRGRHEGLVRNHDKLALLHERQGAELEGLLGKQAGLKRALRALEQEHRELQDGHSHLVAQQAGLEQREAALRGERERLEGAEREHQQLGEQHVRLQEEHARVQAALAAAEQAHGEQEGELRGLRGRLMGLQLEQARLEAEGTALREQNQQLEVTLVRIRDQCELLAQLKGNQEEENRHLLQEIQKLSQENRTLLERSMESREQYHSEQRQYLDKLNELRREKQKLVEKIMDQYRVLEPALPKSKKSSNWIADKMKKLMKPRREPPRELPRPMAEGASSLENLPALEGQDGDPSAPASPVSLHKATSVLSLPDAQQTQLRLTRRKLSSRIQGSKSFGAGDSTPRQRFRQRQRPLGFLGGSQEEAAVPWEAQEEGPRCPSAGGEERGLPQGKEKEPLSSEPR, from the exons ATGGGGCTGAT CAGAGATCTGACCCCTTGGAGTGCCCggcctccccagagccagccgcccgGCGAGACGCTGCGCCTCCAGACCCTGCGTGCTCTGCTGAAGCAGCTGCGTGCCTTTTACCAG GATGACCTGCAGCAGCTGATTCTAATGACTCCCCCTAATGTGCAGCTTCTCGCCAGAGATCCCCTGACAG AACAGGGCATTGAGGAGATGCggaagctgctgttgctgctgctgggagctgctgtgcaG tgTGAGCGGAAGGCAGAGATCATTGAGCGGATCCAGGGGCTGGACCTGGAAACCCAGACTGCGCTGGCTGGTGCTATCCAGGAG GTGACGCAGGACCCAGCGGTGGTGCTGAGCCTGCACTGGGGGgcgctggctgagctgcagccgcGGGAGTTGGCCCGGGTCCTGCAGGATCTGCTGTCCCGGCTGCGGGGCCTGGTGCAGGAGCGGGACCTGAGTGCTGAG aggctctgggagctgcagcaggaccgGGAGCTGTCGCCCCGCCACGGCCCGCTGCCCCCTGAGGGGCCCTGGGACAATCGCCAGCATCTCGGGGTGCAGCTCGCTGATGCCCGGGGCCAGGTCCGACGCCTGCGGCAGGAACT GGAGGAGAAGGCCGAGGAGCTGCTGGATCAgcaccaggagctgcaggagctggaggccGAGCTGAGGAAGCTGCGCCAGGAG CACCGGGCGGTGGCGGGCGAGGCGCGCCTGGCCGGGCTGTACCGGGATGAAGTGGATGCCTTGCGGGAGAAGGCGGCCCGGGCTGAGCGCCTGCAAGGGGAGCTTGCAGCCCTGAGGGAGCGACTGCCTGGACTGGAGCTGTGCCGgggcaggctggag GAGGAGCGGGCTTtctcccaggccctgctggacAGCAAGGCCCAGCTAGAGGGGCAGCTGGAAtcagcccgagcccgagcccagCGCCTGCCCCAGCTTGAGAAGGAGAATCTGCTGCTGCGGAGCCAACTCGAACAAGTGGAGGAG gagcGGGAGAGGGAGcgacagcagctggaggagctgcagcaggacaaGATATTGCTGGAGGGGGAGCTGCGGCAGCACCTGGGGGAGCCCCTGCACCTGGCctgggaagaggagcaggagtCCAAGGAAGTTCCCAATG ACCCAGCTGAGGCTCCCAAATCCCTGAGCTACGAGGTAACCGAGGTGACATCTGGCCGCCTGCTAGTGCTGGAGCGGGAGAACCAGGAGCTGCgccagaggctgcaggaggcatTAGAGGCCGCAGGAGGCCGCAGGAGTCCAGGCCTGGAGCAGGAGAATAAGGCTCTCAGCGAAGAG GTGCAGCGGCTGGGGGCGGAGCTGGAAGCCCAGCGGGCCcggagctgccaggagcaggagAAGCTGAGCAGCGCCCTGCTGggggagaaggagcagctggAGCGGGAGCTGCGCAGCTTGCAT AAGGAGTCCGTGTCGAAGCAAGCAGACGGAgacgcccaggcccaggagcaTCAGGAGGCCCTGGCAGAGAGCGAGCGCCGGCGGTGCCAGGCAGAGGAGCGAGTGTCCAGCCTGCAGGAGGTGCTGCGCCGGCTGGAGGCCACTCATGCCAAGGCCCTGGAGGGGCTGACGGCCTCCCAGGAGGCCCGGGGGCGCCTGGAGCAGGAGCTGTTGGGACTGCGGGAGGAACTGGAGCAGCGGCGcctggaggcccagctgctgggccagctAGAGGCAGAGATCCAGGCTCTGGAGAAGGAGCGGGAGGCGCTGCGGGCTGAGTTGAGCCAGGCCGAGCGGGAGACGACAGAGGTCCGGGGCAGCCTGGAGGCTGAGCGGCAGCGGGCCGGGCGCCAGGCTGAACAGGCCCGGGAGGCTGTGGAAGAGCTGCGGGCGTCTGAGCGCGAGCTGGCCACTCTCCAGCGTGGGCTGGAGCAACACAAGGCAGCCCTAGCCCAGCTGGAGGGCGAGCGGGCGGCGCTGGAGGCGGTGCTGAGCCAGGCCGAGAGAGAGCGCCGGGCGCTGGACAAGGAGGCTCGGCGTCTgcgggcccaggcccaggcccaagaGGAAGCGCTGGCCGAACAGGGCCGCCGGGCCGCCCAGCTGGAAGCCCAGAGCCGGCTGCAGGCACTGGAGCTGAGCGGGCTGAGGGAGACGGCGCAGCGGCtgcgggagctggagctggagagcagggggctgcgggAGCAGCTGGTGGCCGAGCGCAAGGCTGCAGTCGCTCTGCGAGAG gagctgctgggtgagaaggtgaaggggcaggagcaggaggccaACCTGGTGCGActgagggagcagctggagcagagggaggaggagcagcggctcctggaggagcagcagagcacccagcagaG CCAATGCCGGAGCCTGGAGCAGCGCCTGGAGTCATCCTTTAGGGAGATGCTGGCTCTGAAGGAGGAGAAGATCGGTGCTCTCCGCAGCCGGGTGGAGGAACTGCTCACCCTGAACCAGCACCTGGGGAAAGAGCTGCGCCAA GTCAAGAGCAGGACTGAGGTCCCCCAGTCCGAACCGCcaggggccacagagcagggccaggggcccCCCGAGCCTGTACGGGAGCTTCAGACTGAGCCAGAGACTGACAACCTGAGCAGGCATCTCATCGAGGTGGAGCGCAGC AATGCAGCGCTGCTggcggagaaggaggctctggtggggcggctggggcagctggaggcgCAGATGGGTgccctgcagggggagctgctgagCCTGCAGGGGCAGAGCGGAGGCCTGCGGGAGGAGAGTGGCCGGCTGCAGGCCCAGTGTGGGGCCCTTCAG gtggagaaggcgGCGCTGCAGTCCCAGAAGGCAGCACTGGAGGCGCAGGCCTCGGAGCTGCGGGAGCGACTGGCGGGACTGGAGGCTGAGGTGCGGGTGGCCCGGCAGGAGCGGGACGAGTGGCGCGGGCGCCATGAAGGGCTGGTGCGCAACCACGACAAGCTGGCGCTGCTGCATGAGCGCCAGGGCgcagagctggaggggctgctgggcaagCAGGCCGGCCTCAAGAGAGCCCTgcgggcactggagcaggagcacCGGGAGCTGCAGGACGG GCACAGCCACCTGGTGGCCCAGCAGGCGGGGCTGGAGCAGCGGGAGGCAGCCCTGCGGGGCGAGCGGGAGCGGCTGGAGGGGGCTGAGCGGgaacaccagcagctgggggagcagcacgTCCGGCTGCAGGAGGAGCATGCACg AGTGCAGGCGGCGCTGGCAGCGGCCGAGCAAGCgcatggggagcaggagggggagctgCGGGGCCTGCGGGGCCGGCtgatggggctgcagctggagcaggcgCGGCTGGAGGCTGAGGGCACCGCCCTGCGGGAGCAgaaccagcagctggaggtgaccCTGGTCCGGATCCGAGACCAGTGTGAG ctcctggcccagctgaagGGGAACCAGGAGGAGGAGAACCGACACCTGCTGCAGGAGATCCAGAAACTGAGCCAAGAGAACCGGACTCTGCTGGAGCGCAGCATGGAGAGCCGGGAGCAGTACCACTCGGAGCAGCGCCAGTACCT GGATAAGCTGAATGAGCTGCGCCGGGAGAAGCAGAAGCTGGTGGAGAAGATAATGGACCAGTACCGGGTGCTGGAGCCAGCGCTGCCCAAGAGCAA gaagAGCAGCAACTGGATTGCAGACAAGATGAAGAAGCTGATGAAGCCGCGCCGCGAGCCGCCCCGGGAGCTGCCGCGCCCCATGGCCGAGGGGGCCAGCAGCCTCGAGAACCTGCCAGCGCTtgaggggcaggatgggg ACCCCAGTGCACCTGCCTCACCCGTGTCCCTGCACAAGGCCACCAGCGTGCTCAGCCTGCCCGACGCCCAGCAGACGCAGCTGCGGCTGACTCGGCGTAAGCTCAGCTCCCGCATCCAAGGCAGCAAGTCCTTCGGGGCCGGGGACTCCACCCCCCGCCAACGCTTCCGCCAGCGCCAGCGTCCCCTGGGCTTCCTGGGGGGCTCCCAGGAGGAGGCCGCTGTCCCCTGGGAGGCCCAGGAGGAGGGGCCGAGATGCCCCAGTGCTGGTGGCGAGGAGAGAG GGCTACCGCAAGGCAAGGAGAAGGAGCCCCTCTCCAGTGAGCCCCGATGA
- the CCDC88B gene encoding coiled-coil domain-containing protein 88B isoform X4 gives MQHRGETEAHMRYEIPALHKEERAFSQALLDSKAQLEGQLESARARAQRLPQLEKENLLLRSQLEQVEEERERERQQLEELQQDKILLEGELRQHLGEPLHLAWEEEQESKEVPNDPAEAPKSLSYEVTEVTSGRLLVLERENQELRQRLQEALEAAGGRRSPGLEQENKALSEEVQRLGAELEAQRARSCQEQEKLSSALLGEKEQLERELRSLHKESVSKQADGDAQAQEHQEALAESERRRCQAEERVSSLQEVLRRLEATHAKALEGLTASQEARGRLEQELLGLREELEQRRLEAQLLGQLEAEIQALEKEREALRAELSQAERETTEVRGSLEAERQRAGRQAEQAREAVEELRASERELATLQRGLEQHKAALAQLEGERAALEAVLSQAERERRALDKEARRLRAQAQAQEEALAEQGRRAAQLEAQSRLQALELSGLRETAQRLRELELESRGLREQLVAERKAAVALREELLGEKVKGQEQEANLVRLREQLEQREEEQRLLEEQQSTQQSQCRSLEQRLESSFREMLALKEEKIGALRSRVEELLTLNQHLGKELRQVKSRTEVPQSEPPGATEQGQGPPEPVRELQTEPETDNLSRHLIEVERSNAALLAEKEALVGRLGQLEAQMGALQGELLSLQGQSGGLREESGRLQAQCGALQVEKAALQSQKAALEAQASELRERLAGLEAEVRVARQERDEWRGRHEGLVRNHDKLALLHERQGAELEGLLGKQAGLKRALRALEQEHRELQDGHSHLVAQQAGLEQREAALRGERERLEGAEREHQQLGEQHVRLQEEHARVQAALAAAEQAHGEQEGELRGLRGRLMGLQLEQARLEAEGTALREQNQQLEVTLVRIRDQCELLAQLKGNQEEENRHLLQEIQKLSQENRTLLERSMESREQYHSEQRQYLDKLNELRREKQKLVEKIMDQYRVLEPALPKSKKSSNWIADKMKKLMKPRREPPRELPRPMAEGASSLENLPALEGQDGDPSAPASPVSLHKATSVLSLPDAQQTQLRLTRRKLSSRIQGSKSFGAGDSTPRQRFRQRQRPLGFLGGSQEEAAVPWEAQEEGPRCPSAGGEERGLPQGKEKEPLSSEPR, from the exons ATGCaacacagaggggaaactgaggcacacatgcGCTACGAAATTCCCGCTTTGCACAAG GAGGAGCGGGCTTtctcccaggccctgctggacAGCAAGGCCCAGCTAGAGGGGCAGCTGGAAtcagcccgagcccgagcccagCGCCTGCCCCAGCTTGAGAAGGAGAATCTGCTGCTGCGGAGCCAACTCGAACAAGTGGAGGAG gagcGGGAGAGGGAGcgacagcagctggaggagctgcagcaggacaaGATATTGCTGGAGGGGGAGCTGCGGCAGCACCTGGGGGAGCCCCTGCACCTGGCctgggaagaggagcaggagtCCAAGGAAGTTCCCAATG ACCCAGCTGAGGCTCCCAAATCCCTGAGCTACGAGGTAACCGAGGTGACATCTGGCCGCCTGCTAGTGCTGGAGCGGGAGAACCAGGAGCTGCgccagaggctgcaggaggcatTAGAGGCCGCAGGAGGCCGCAGGAGTCCAGGCCTGGAGCAGGAGAATAAGGCTCTCAGCGAAGAG GTGCAGCGGCTGGGGGCGGAGCTGGAAGCCCAGCGGGCCcggagctgccaggagcaggagAAGCTGAGCAGCGCCCTGCTGggggagaaggagcagctggAGCGGGAGCTGCGCAGCTTGCAT AAGGAGTCCGTGTCGAAGCAAGCAGACGGAgacgcccaggcccaggagcaTCAGGAGGCCCTGGCAGAGAGCGAGCGCCGGCGGTGCCAGGCAGAGGAGCGAGTGTCCAGCCTGCAGGAGGTGCTGCGCCGGCTGGAGGCCACTCATGCCAAGGCCCTGGAGGGGCTGACGGCCTCCCAGGAGGCCCGGGGGCGCCTGGAGCAGGAGCTGTTGGGACTGCGGGAGGAACTGGAGCAGCGGCGcctggaggcccagctgctgggccagctAGAGGCAGAGATCCAGGCTCTGGAGAAGGAGCGGGAGGCGCTGCGGGCTGAGTTGAGCCAGGCCGAGCGGGAGACGACAGAGGTCCGGGGCAGCCTGGAGGCTGAGCGGCAGCGGGCCGGGCGCCAGGCTGAACAGGCCCGGGAGGCTGTGGAAGAGCTGCGGGCGTCTGAGCGCGAGCTGGCCACTCTCCAGCGTGGGCTGGAGCAACACAAGGCAGCCCTAGCCCAGCTGGAGGGCGAGCGGGCGGCGCTGGAGGCGGTGCTGAGCCAGGCCGAGAGAGAGCGCCGGGCGCTGGACAAGGAGGCTCGGCGTCTgcgggcccaggcccaggcccaagaGGAAGCGCTGGCCGAACAGGGCCGCCGGGCCGCCCAGCTGGAAGCCCAGAGCCGGCTGCAGGCACTGGAGCTGAGCGGGCTGAGGGAGACGGCGCAGCGGCtgcgggagctggagctggagagcagggggctgcgggAGCAGCTGGTGGCCGAGCGCAAGGCTGCAGTCGCTCTGCGAGAG gagctgctgggtgagaaggtgaaggggcaggagcaggaggccaACCTGGTGCGActgagggagcagctggagcagagggaggaggagcagcggctcctggaggagcagcagagcacccagcagaG CCAATGCCGGAGCCTGGAGCAGCGCCTGGAGTCATCCTTTAGGGAGATGCTGGCTCTGAAGGAGGAGAAGATCGGTGCTCTCCGCAGCCGGGTGGAGGAACTGCTCACCCTGAACCAGCACCTGGGGAAAGAGCTGCGCCAA GTCAAGAGCAGGACTGAGGTCCCCCAGTCCGAACCGCcaggggccacagagcagggccaggggcccCCCGAGCCTGTACGGGAGCTTCAGACTGAGCCAGAGACTGACAACCTGAGCAGGCATCTCATCGAGGTGGAGCGCAGC AATGCAGCGCTGCTggcggagaaggaggctctggtggggcggctggggcagctggaggcgCAGATGGGTgccctgcagggggagctgctgagCCTGCAGGGGCAGAGCGGAGGCCTGCGGGAGGAGAGTGGCCGGCTGCAGGCCCAGTGTGGGGCCCTTCAG gtggagaaggcgGCGCTGCAGTCCCAGAAGGCAGCACTGGAGGCGCAGGCCTCGGAGCTGCGGGAGCGACTGGCGGGACTGGAGGCTGAGGTGCGGGTGGCCCGGCAGGAGCGGGACGAGTGGCGCGGGCGCCATGAAGGGCTGGTGCGCAACCACGACAAGCTGGCGCTGCTGCATGAGCGCCAGGGCgcagagctggaggggctgctgggcaagCAGGCCGGCCTCAAGAGAGCCCTgcgggcactggagcaggagcacCGGGAGCTGCAGGACGG GCACAGCCACCTGGTGGCCCAGCAGGCGGGGCTGGAGCAGCGGGAGGCAGCCCTGCGGGGCGAGCGGGAGCGGCTGGAGGGGGCTGAGCGGgaacaccagcagctgggggagcagcacgTCCGGCTGCAGGAGGAGCATGCACg AGTGCAGGCGGCGCTGGCAGCGGCCGAGCAAGCgcatggggagcaggagggggagctgCGGGGCCTGCGGGGCCGGCtgatggggctgcagctggagcaggcgCGGCTGGAGGCTGAGGGCACCGCCCTGCGGGAGCAgaaccagcagctggaggtgaccCTGGTCCGGATCCGAGACCAGTGTGAG ctcctggcccagctgaagGGGAACCAGGAGGAGGAGAACCGACACCTGCTGCAGGAGATCCAGAAACTGAGCCAAGAGAACCGGACTCTGCTGGAGCGCAGCATGGAGAGCCGGGAGCAGTACCACTCGGAGCAGCGCCAGTACCT GGATAAGCTGAATGAGCTGCGCCGGGAGAAGCAGAAGCTGGTGGAGAAGATAATGGACCAGTACCGGGTGCTGGAGCCAGCGCTGCCCAAGAGCAA gaagAGCAGCAACTGGATTGCAGACAAGATGAAGAAGCTGATGAAGCCGCGCCGCGAGCCGCCCCGGGAGCTGCCGCGCCCCATGGCCGAGGGGGCCAGCAGCCTCGAGAACCTGCCAGCGCTtgaggggcaggatgggg ACCCCAGTGCACCTGCCTCACCCGTGTCCCTGCACAAGGCCACCAGCGTGCTCAGCCTGCCCGACGCCCAGCAGACGCAGCTGCGGCTGACTCGGCGTAAGCTCAGCTCCCGCATCCAAGGCAGCAAGTCCTTCGGGGCCGGGGACTCCACCCCCCGCCAACGCTTCCGCCAGCGCCAGCGTCCCCTGGGCTTCCTGGGGGGCTCCCAGGAGGAGGCCGCTGTCCCCTGGGAGGCCCAGGAGGAGGGGCCGAGATGCCCCAGTGCTGGTGGCGAGGAGAGAG GGCTACCGCAAGGCAAGGAGAAGGAGCCCCTCTCCAGTGAGCCCCGATGA